Proteins from a genomic interval of Vanacampus margaritifer isolate UIUO_Vmar chromosome 4, RoL_Vmar_1.0, whole genome shotgun sequence:
- the brd7 gene encoding bromodomain-containing protein 7 isoform X1, giving the protein MSPVVTKLPEKIQTMGKKHKKHKSDKHAYEEYVERPLKLVLKVSGNEVTTGSSSRDTFYDDQSPDCDKAKDKKKKKKKDKDRNCGTPDSDKGKKKVIKKKKGREVDAEDERENCRTPIRSELDKLEAEKEQTPLQEALNQLIRQLQRKDPSSFFTFPVTDLIAPGYSVIIKQPMDFSTIKDKVKKQCYTSLDELKIDFRTMCENAMVYNKPETIYHKAARKLLHSGMKILSKERLESLKQSIEFMSGLDPSDKAAGKCLPQGLAYLVTKREASTEGSERSQTPGMPRPDKDVKEEEAEKELEEIRKVIEESGGKLSNRVLQCDLEFSRQKQADGSTTLAFVNPADPSVGEAGHCPVKLGMMSTRLHSGVNCLQGFREDKRNHITPVTYMNYGPFTSYAPAYDSSFSNVSKDDSDLIYSLYGDESSLQGSDSLSEFLSKSDEYVYKMADNLLDAMTNGEHSKKLKETEPQVEQLSQEDKADAEAVQPGASGCSKMEPLDAEELSGADVQQKLDETTRLLRDLHEVQRERLSTKQPPNMICLLAPSTKELELAEKVTSNLAELTGRVAPRDISSIWAIRKAMGIVLPPEPLIDLTTVREMAEPMDTTPSCQDAPPITAVS; this is encoded by the exons ATGTCGCCGGTGGTGACGAAACTgcctgaaaaaatacaaacaatgggAAAGAAACACAAGAAACATAAGTCGGATAAGCATGCATATGAAG aATATGTAGAGAGACCGCTCAAGCTGGTCTTAAAGGTATCTGGCAATGAGGTAACCACGGGGAGCTCCAGCCGGGACACTTTTTATGATGACCAGTCACCGGACTGTGATAAGGCcaaagacaagaagaagaaaaaaaagaaggacaaAGATAGGAACTGTGGCACACCCGATAGTGACAAAGGAAAGAAGAAG GTGATCAAAAAGAAGAAGGGCCGAGAAGTGGATGCAGAAGACGAACGGGAAAACTGCAGGACTCCGATTCGATCGGAGCTGGATAAACTGGAAG CAGAGAAAGAACAAACCCCCCTACAAGAAGCACTCAACCAGCTCATCAGACAACTCCAAAG GAAAGACCCCAGTTCGTTTTTCACCTTCCCCGTGACAGACTTGATCGCTCCGGGCTACTCGGTCATCATCAAGCAACCCATGGACTTCAGCACCATTAAAGACAAAGTCAAGAAACAATGCTACACTTCTTTGGATGAGCTCAAG ATTGACTTCAGGACAATGTGCGAGAACGCAATGGTGTACAACAAGCCCGAAACCATCTACCACAAAGCCGCTCGCAAGCTGCTGCACTCGGGCATGAAGATCCTCAGCAAG GAGCGTCTGGAGAGCCTGAAGCAGAGCATTGAGTTCATGTCCGGTCTGGATCCGTCTGACAAGGCCGCCGGGAAGTGCCTGCCACAGGGGCTGGCCTACCTGGTGACCAAAAGAGAAGCCAGCACAGAGGGCAGCGAGCGCTCGCAGACGCCCGGCATGCCCAG ACCCGACAAGGACGTCAAGGAAGAAGAGGCTGAGAAAGAGCTCGAGGAAATCCGCAAGGTCATCGAGGAGTCCGGGGGGAAACTGTCCAACAGAGTGCTGCAGTGCGAC tTGGAGTTTAGCAGGCAGAAGCAGGCTGATGGCTCCACCACTCTGGCTTTTGTCAACCCCGCTGATCCGTCAGTAGGAG AGGCGGGCCACTGCCCCGTCAAGTTGGGCATGATGTCCACCCGCCTGCACAGCGGCGTTAACTGCCTGCAGGGCTTCCGCGAGGACAAGAGGAACCACATCACTCCAG TGACCTACATGAACTACGGGCCGTTCACGTCCTACGCGCCCGCTTACGACTCCAGCTTCTCCAATGTGAGCAAGGACGACTCGGACCTCATCTACAGCCTCTACGGGGACGAGTCCAGCCTGCAGGGCTCGGACAG CTTGTCCGAGTTCCTGTCCAAGTCGGACGAGTACGtgtacaaaatggccgacaacCTTCTTGACGCCATGACTAACGGCGAACATTCGAAAAAGCTGAAAGAGACTGAACCG CAGGTGGAACAGCTTTCGCAAGAGGACAAAGCTGACGCAGAG GCAGTCCAACCGGGCGCTTCGGGCTGCAGTAAAATGGAGCCTCTTGATGCCGAGGAGCTCTCTGGAG CAGACGTGCAGCAGAAACTGGACGAGACCACGCGGCTCCTGCGGGATCTGCACGAGGTGCAGAGGGAACGTCTGAGTACCAAACAGCCGCCCAACATGATTTGCCTGCTGGCACCCAGCACCAAGGAGCTGGAGctgg CTGAGAAAGTGACATCCAACCTGGCCGAGCTGACGGGTCGAGTGGCGCCGCGTGACATCAGCAGCATTTGGGCCATCAGGAAGGCCATGGGTATCGTTCTCCCTCCAGAGCCCCTCATCGACCTCACCACGG TGCGGGAGATGGCTGAACCCATGGACACCACACCAAGCTGTCAGGATGCACCGCCCATCACTGCTGTTTCATaa
- the brd7 gene encoding bromodomain-containing protein 7 isoform X2, giving the protein MSPVVTKLPEKIQTMGKKHKKHKSDKHAYEEYVERPLKLVLKVSGNEVTTGSSSRDTFYDDQSPDCDKAKDKKKKKKKDKDRNCGTPDSDKGKKKVIKKKKGREVDAEDERENCRTPIRSELDKLEAEKEQTPLQEALNQLIRQLQRKDPSSFFTFPVTDLIAPGYSVIIKQPMDFSTIKDKVKKQCYTSLDELKIDFRTMCENAMVYNKPETIYHKAARKLLHSGMKILSKERLESLKQSIEFMSGLDPSDKAAGKCLPQGLAYLVTKREASTEGSERSQTPGMPRPDKDVKEEEAEKELEEIRKVIEESGGKLSNRVLQCDLEFSRQKQADGSTTLAFVNPADPSVGEAGHCPVKLGMMSTRLHSGVNCLQGFREDKRNHITPVTYMNYGPFTSYAPAYDSSFSNVSKDDSDLIYSLYGDESSLQGSDSLSEFLSKSDEYVYKMADNLLDAMTNGEHSKKLKETEPQVEQLSQEDKADAEAVQPGASGCSKMEPLDAEELSGDVQQKLDETTRLLRDLHEVQRERLSTKQPPNMICLLAPSTKELELAEKVTSNLAELTGRVAPRDISSIWAIRKAMGIVLPPEPLIDLTTVREMAEPMDTTPSCQDAPPITAVS; this is encoded by the exons ATGTCGCCGGTGGTGACGAAACTgcctgaaaaaatacaaacaatgggAAAGAAACACAAGAAACATAAGTCGGATAAGCATGCATATGAAG aATATGTAGAGAGACCGCTCAAGCTGGTCTTAAAGGTATCTGGCAATGAGGTAACCACGGGGAGCTCCAGCCGGGACACTTTTTATGATGACCAGTCACCGGACTGTGATAAGGCcaaagacaagaagaagaaaaaaaagaaggacaaAGATAGGAACTGTGGCACACCCGATAGTGACAAAGGAAAGAAGAAG GTGATCAAAAAGAAGAAGGGCCGAGAAGTGGATGCAGAAGACGAACGGGAAAACTGCAGGACTCCGATTCGATCGGAGCTGGATAAACTGGAAG CAGAGAAAGAACAAACCCCCCTACAAGAAGCACTCAACCAGCTCATCAGACAACTCCAAAG GAAAGACCCCAGTTCGTTTTTCACCTTCCCCGTGACAGACTTGATCGCTCCGGGCTACTCGGTCATCATCAAGCAACCCATGGACTTCAGCACCATTAAAGACAAAGTCAAGAAACAATGCTACACTTCTTTGGATGAGCTCAAG ATTGACTTCAGGACAATGTGCGAGAACGCAATGGTGTACAACAAGCCCGAAACCATCTACCACAAAGCCGCTCGCAAGCTGCTGCACTCGGGCATGAAGATCCTCAGCAAG GAGCGTCTGGAGAGCCTGAAGCAGAGCATTGAGTTCATGTCCGGTCTGGATCCGTCTGACAAGGCCGCCGGGAAGTGCCTGCCACAGGGGCTGGCCTACCTGGTGACCAAAAGAGAAGCCAGCACAGAGGGCAGCGAGCGCTCGCAGACGCCCGGCATGCCCAG ACCCGACAAGGACGTCAAGGAAGAAGAGGCTGAGAAAGAGCTCGAGGAAATCCGCAAGGTCATCGAGGAGTCCGGGGGGAAACTGTCCAACAGAGTGCTGCAGTGCGAC tTGGAGTTTAGCAGGCAGAAGCAGGCTGATGGCTCCACCACTCTGGCTTTTGTCAACCCCGCTGATCCGTCAGTAGGAG AGGCGGGCCACTGCCCCGTCAAGTTGGGCATGATGTCCACCCGCCTGCACAGCGGCGTTAACTGCCTGCAGGGCTTCCGCGAGGACAAGAGGAACCACATCACTCCAG TGACCTACATGAACTACGGGCCGTTCACGTCCTACGCGCCCGCTTACGACTCCAGCTTCTCCAATGTGAGCAAGGACGACTCGGACCTCATCTACAGCCTCTACGGGGACGAGTCCAGCCTGCAGGGCTCGGACAG CTTGTCCGAGTTCCTGTCCAAGTCGGACGAGTACGtgtacaaaatggccgacaacCTTCTTGACGCCATGACTAACGGCGAACATTCGAAAAAGCTGAAAGAGACTGAACCG CAGGTGGAACAGCTTTCGCAAGAGGACAAAGCTGACGCAGAG GCAGTCCAACCGGGCGCTTCGGGCTGCAGTAAAATGGAGCCTCTTGATGCCGAGGAGCTCTCTGGAG ACGTGCAGCAGAAACTGGACGAGACCACGCGGCTCCTGCGGGATCTGCACGAGGTGCAGAGGGAACGTCTGAGTACCAAACAGCCGCCCAACATGATTTGCCTGCTGGCACCCAGCACCAAGGAGCTGGAGctgg CTGAGAAAGTGACATCCAACCTGGCCGAGCTGACGGGTCGAGTGGCGCCGCGTGACATCAGCAGCATTTGGGCCATCAGGAAGGCCATGGGTATCGTTCTCCCTCCAGAGCCCCTCATCGACCTCACCACGG TGCGGGAGATGGCTGAACCCATGGACACCACACCAAGCTGTCAGGATGCACCGCCCATCACTGCTGTTTCATaa
- the brd7 gene encoding bromodomain-containing protein 7 isoform X3, which translates to MSPVVTKLPEKIQTMGKKHKKHKSDKHAYEEYVERPLKLVLKVSGNEVTTGSSSRDTFYDDQSPDCDKAKDKKKKKKKDKDRNCGTPDSDKGKKKVIKKKKGREVDAEDERENCRTPIRSELDKLEAEKEQTPLQEALNQLIRQLQRKDPSSFFTFPVTDLIAPGYSVIIKQPMDFSTIKDKVKKQCYTSLDELKIDFRTMCENAMVYNKPETIYHKAARKLLHSGMKILSKERLESLKQSIEFMSGLDPSDKAAGKCLPQGLAYLVTKREASTEGSERSQTPGMPRPDKDVKEEEAEKELEEIRKVIEESGGKLSNRVLQCDLEFSRQKQADGSTTLAFVNPADPSVGEAGHCPVKLGMMSTRLHSGVNCLQGFREDKRNHITPVTYMNYGPFTSYAPAYDSSFSNVSKDDSDLIYSLYGDESSLQGSDSLSEFLSKSDEYVYKMADNLLDAMTNGEHSKKLKETEPVEQLSQEDKADAEAVQPGASGCSKMEPLDAEELSGADVQQKLDETTRLLRDLHEVQRERLSTKQPPNMICLLAPSTKELELAEKVTSNLAELTGRVAPRDISSIWAIRKAMGIVLPPEPLIDLTTVREMAEPMDTTPSCQDAPPITAVS; encoded by the exons ATGTCGCCGGTGGTGACGAAACTgcctgaaaaaatacaaacaatgggAAAGAAACACAAGAAACATAAGTCGGATAAGCATGCATATGAAG aATATGTAGAGAGACCGCTCAAGCTGGTCTTAAAGGTATCTGGCAATGAGGTAACCACGGGGAGCTCCAGCCGGGACACTTTTTATGATGACCAGTCACCGGACTGTGATAAGGCcaaagacaagaagaagaaaaaaaagaaggacaaAGATAGGAACTGTGGCACACCCGATAGTGACAAAGGAAAGAAGAAG GTGATCAAAAAGAAGAAGGGCCGAGAAGTGGATGCAGAAGACGAACGGGAAAACTGCAGGACTCCGATTCGATCGGAGCTGGATAAACTGGAAG CAGAGAAAGAACAAACCCCCCTACAAGAAGCACTCAACCAGCTCATCAGACAACTCCAAAG GAAAGACCCCAGTTCGTTTTTCACCTTCCCCGTGACAGACTTGATCGCTCCGGGCTACTCGGTCATCATCAAGCAACCCATGGACTTCAGCACCATTAAAGACAAAGTCAAGAAACAATGCTACACTTCTTTGGATGAGCTCAAG ATTGACTTCAGGACAATGTGCGAGAACGCAATGGTGTACAACAAGCCCGAAACCATCTACCACAAAGCCGCTCGCAAGCTGCTGCACTCGGGCATGAAGATCCTCAGCAAG GAGCGTCTGGAGAGCCTGAAGCAGAGCATTGAGTTCATGTCCGGTCTGGATCCGTCTGACAAGGCCGCCGGGAAGTGCCTGCCACAGGGGCTGGCCTACCTGGTGACCAAAAGAGAAGCCAGCACAGAGGGCAGCGAGCGCTCGCAGACGCCCGGCATGCCCAG ACCCGACAAGGACGTCAAGGAAGAAGAGGCTGAGAAAGAGCTCGAGGAAATCCGCAAGGTCATCGAGGAGTCCGGGGGGAAACTGTCCAACAGAGTGCTGCAGTGCGAC tTGGAGTTTAGCAGGCAGAAGCAGGCTGATGGCTCCACCACTCTGGCTTTTGTCAACCCCGCTGATCCGTCAGTAGGAG AGGCGGGCCACTGCCCCGTCAAGTTGGGCATGATGTCCACCCGCCTGCACAGCGGCGTTAACTGCCTGCAGGGCTTCCGCGAGGACAAGAGGAACCACATCACTCCAG TGACCTACATGAACTACGGGCCGTTCACGTCCTACGCGCCCGCTTACGACTCCAGCTTCTCCAATGTGAGCAAGGACGACTCGGACCTCATCTACAGCCTCTACGGGGACGAGTCCAGCCTGCAGGGCTCGGACAG CTTGTCCGAGTTCCTGTCCAAGTCGGACGAGTACGtgtacaaaatggccgacaacCTTCTTGACGCCATGACTAACGGCGAACATTCGAAAAAGCTGAAAGAGACTGAACCG GTGGAACAGCTTTCGCAAGAGGACAAAGCTGACGCAGAG GCAGTCCAACCGGGCGCTTCGGGCTGCAGTAAAATGGAGCCTCTTGATGCCGAGGAGCTCTCTGGAG CAGACGTGCAGCAGAAACTGGACGAGACCACGCGGCTCCTGCGGGATCTGCACGAGGTGCAGAGGGAACGTCTGAGTACCAAACAGCCGCCCAACATGATTTGCCTGCTGGCACCCAGCACCAAGGAGCTGGAGctgg CTGAGAAAGTGACATCCAACCTGGCCGAGCTGACGGGTCGAGTGGCGCCGCGTGACATCAGCAGCATTTGGGCCATCAGGAAGGCCATGGGTATCGTTCTCCCTCCAGAGCCCCTCATCGACCTCACCACGG TGCGGGAGATGGCTGAACCCATGGACACCACACCAAGCTGTCAGGATGCACCGCCCATCACTGCTGTTTCATaa
- the brd7 gene encoding bromodomain-containing protein 7 isoform X5: protein MSPVVTKLPEKIQTMGKKHKKHKSDKHAYEEYVERPLKLVLKVSGNEVTTGSSSRDTFYDDQSPDCDKAKDKKKKKKKDKDRNCGTPDSDKGKKKVIKKKKGREVDAEDERENCRTPIRSELDKLEAEKEQTPLQEALNQLIRQLQRKDPSSFFTFPVTDLIAPGYSVIIKQPMDFSTIKDKVKKQCYTSLDELKIDFRTMCENAMVYNKPETIYHKAARKLLHSGMKILSKERLESLKQSIEFMSGLDPSDKAAGKCLPQGLAYLVTKREASTEGSERSQTPGMPRPDKDVKEEEAEKELEEIRKVIEESGGKLSNRVLQCDLEFSRQKQADGSTTLAFVNPADPSVGEAGHCPVKLGMMSTRLHSGVNCLQGFREDKRNHITPVTYMNYGPFTSYAPAYDSSFSNVSKDDSDLIYSLYGDESSLQGSDSLSEFLSKSDEYVYKMADNLLDAMTNGEHSKKLKETEPVEQLSQEDKADAEAVQPGASGCSKMEPLDAEELSGDVQQKLDETTRLLRDLHEVQRERLSTKQPPNMICLLAPSTKELELAEKVTSNLAELTGRVAPRDISSIWAIRKAMGIVLPPEPLIDLTTVREMAEPMDTTPSCQDAPPITAVS, encoded by the exons ATGTCGCCGGTGGTGACGAAACTgcctgaaaaaatacaaacaatgggAAAGAAACACAAGAAACATAAGTCGGATAAGCATGCATATGAAG aATATGTAGAGAGACCGCTCAAGCTGGTCTTAAAGGTATCTGGCAATGAGGTAACCACGGGGAGCTCCAGCCGGGACACTTTTTATGATGACCAGTCACCGGACTGTGATAAGGCcaaagacaagaagaagaaaaaaaagaaggacaaAGATAGGAACTGTGGCACACCCGATAGTGACAAAGGAAAGAAGAAG GTGATCAAAAAGAAGAAGGGCCGAGAAGTGGATGCAGAAGACGAACGGGAAAACTGCAGGACTCCGATTCGATCGGAGCTGGATAAACTGGAAG CAGAGAAAGAACAAACCCCCCTACAAGAAGCACTCAACCAGCTCATCAGACAACTCCAAAG GAAAGACCCCAGTTCGTTTTTCACCTTCCCCGTGACAGACTTGATCGCTCCGGGCTACTCGGTCATCATCAAGCAACCCATGGACTTCAGCACCATTAAAGACAAAGTCAAGAAACAATGCTACACTTCTTTGGATGAGCTCAAG ATTGACTTCAGGACAATGTGCGAGAACGCAATGGTGTACAACAAGCCCGAAACCATCTACCACAAAGCCGCTCGCAAGCTGCTGCACTCGGGCATGAAGATCCTCAGCAAG GAGCGTCTGGAGAGCCTGAAGCAGAGCATTGAGTTCATGTCCGGTCTGGATCCGTCTGACAAGGCCGCCGGGAAGTGCCTGCCACAGGGGCTGGCCTACCTGGTGACCAAAAGAGAAGCCAGCACAGAGGGCAGCGAGCGCTCGCAGACGCCCGGCATGCCCAG ACCCGACAAGGACGTCAAGGAAGAAGAGGCTGAGAAAGAGCTCGAGGAAATCCGCAAGGTCATCGAGGAGTCCGGGGGGAAACTGTCCAACAGAGTGCTGCAGTGCGAC tTGGAGTTTAGCAGGCAGAAGCAGGCTGATGGCTCCACCACTCTGGCTTTTGTCAACCCCGCTGATCCGTCAGTAGGAG AGGCGGGCCACTGCCCCGTCAAGTTGGGCATGATGTCCACCCGCCTGCACAGCGGCGTTAACTGCCTGCAGGGCTTCCGCGAGGACAAGAGGAACCACATCACTCCAG TGACCTACATGAACTACGGGCCGTTCACGTCCTACGCGCCCGCTTACGACTCCAGCTTCTCCAATGTGAGCAAGGACGACTCGGACCTCATCTACAGCCTCTACGGGGACGAGTCCAGCCTGCAGGGCTCGGACAG CTTGTCCGAGTTCCTGTCCAAGTCGGACGAGTACGtgtacaaaatggccgacaacCTTCTTGACGCCATGACTAACGGCGAACATTCGAAAAAGCTGAAAGAGACTGAACCG GTGGAACAGCTTTCGCAAGAGGACAAAGCTGACGCAGAG GCAGTCCAACCGGGCGCTTCGGGCTGCAGTAAAATGGAGCCTCTTGATGCCGAGGAGCTCTCTGGAG ACGTGCAGCAGAAACTGGACGAGACCACGCGGCTCCTGCGGGATCTGCACGAGGTGCAGAGGGAACGTCTGAGTACCAAACAGCCGCCCAACATGATTTGCCTGCTGGCACCCAGCACCAAGGAGCTGGAGctgg CTGAGAAAGTGACATCCAACCTGGCCGAGCTGACGGGTCGAGTGGCGCCGCGTGACATCAGCAGCATTTGGGCCATCAGGAAGGCCATGGGTATCGTTCTCCCTCCAGAGCCCCTCATCGACCTCACCACGG TGCGGGAGATGGCTGAACCCATGGACACCACACCAAGCTGTCAGGATGCACCGCCCATCACTGCTGTTTCATaa
- the brd7 gene encoding bromodomain-containing protein 7 isoform X4 codes for MSPVVTKLPEKIQTMGKKHKKHKSDKHAYEEYVERPLKLVLKVSGNEVTTGSSSRDTFYDDQSPDCDKAKDKKKKKKKDKDRNCGTPDSDKGKKKVIKKKKGREVDAEDERENCRTPIRSELDKLEEKEQTPLQEALNQLIRQLQRKDPSSFFTFPVTDLIAPGYSVIIKQPMDFSTIKDKVKKQCYTSLDELKIDFRTMCENAMVYNKPETIYHKAARKLLHSGMKILSKERLESLKQSIEFMSGLDPSDKAAGKCLPQGLAYLVTKREASTEGSERSQTPGMPRPDKDVKEEEAEKELEEIRKVIEESGGKLSNRVLQCDLEFSRQKQADGSTTLAFVNPADPSVGEAGHCPVKLGMMSTRLHSGVNCLQGFREDKRNHITPVTYMNYGPFTSYAPAYDSSFSNVSKDDSDLIYSLYGDESSLQGSDSLSEFLSKSDEYVYKMADNLLDAMTNGEHSKKLKETEPQVEQLSQEDKADAEAVQPGASGCSKMEPLDAEELSGADVQQKLDETTRLLRDLHEVQRERLSTKQPPNMICLLAPSTKELELAEKVTSNLAELTGRVAPRDISSIWAIRKAMGIVLPPEPLIDLTTVREMAEPMDTTPSCQDAPPITAVS; via the exons ATGTCGCCGGTGGTGACGAAACTgcctgaaaaaatacaaacaatgggAAAGAAACACAAGAAACATAAGTCGGATAAGCATGCATATGAAG aATATGTAGAGAGACCGCTCAAGCTGGTCTTAAAGGTATCTGGCAATGAGGTAACCACGGGGAGCTCCAGCCGGGACACTTTTTATGATGACCAGTCACCGGACTGTGATAAGGCcaaagacaagaagaagaaaaaaaagaaggacaaAGATAGGAACTGTGGCACACCCGATAGTGACAAAGGAAAGAAGAAG GTGATCAAAAAGAAGAAGGGCCGAGAAGTGGATGCAGAAGACGAACGGGAAAACTGCAGGACTCCGATTCGATCGGAGCTGGATAAACTGGAAG AGAAAGAACAAACCCCCCTACAAGAAGCACTCAACCAGCTCATCAGACAACTCCAAAG GAAAGACCCCAGTTCGTTTTTCACCTTCCCCGTGACAGACTTGATCGCTCCGGGCTACTCGGTCATCATCAAGCAACCCATGGACTTCAGCACCATTAAAGACAAAGTCAAGAAACAATGCTACACTTCTTTGGATGAGCTCAAG ATTGACTTCAGGACAATGTGCGAGAACGCAATGGTGTACAACAAGCCCGAAACCATCTACCACAAAGCCGCTCGCAAGCTGCTGCACTCGGGCATGAAGATCCTCAGCAAG GAGCGTCTGGAGAGCCTGAAGCAGAGCATTGAGTTCATGTCCGGTCTGGATCCGTCTGACAAGGCCGCCGGGAAGTGCCTGCCACAGGGGCTGGCCTACCTGGTGACCAAAAGAGAAGCCAGCACAGAGGGCAGCGAGCGCTCGCAGACGCCCGGCATGCCCAG ACCCGACAAGGACGTCAAGGAAGAAGAGGCTGAGAAAGAGCTCGAGGAAATCCGCAAGGTCATCGAGGAGTCCGGGGGGAAACTGTCCAACAGAGTGCTGCAGTGCGAC tTGGAGTTTAGCAGGCAGAAGCAGGCTGATGGCTCCACCACTCTGGCTTTTGTCAACCCCGCTGATCCGTCAGTAGGAG AGGCGGGCCACTGCCCCGTCAAGTTGGGCATGATGTCCACCCGCCTGCACAGCGGCGTTAACTGCCTGCAGGGCTTCCGCGAGGACAAGAGGAACCACATCACTCCAG TGACCTACATGAACTACGGGCCGTTCACGTCCTACGCGCCCGCTTACGACTCCAGCTTCTCCAATGTGAGCAAGGACGACTCGGACCTCATCTACAGCCTCTACGGGGACGAGTCCAGCCTGCAGGGCTCGGACAG CTTGTCCGAGTTCCTGTCCAAGTCGGACGAGTACGtgtacaaaatggccgacaacCTTCTTGACGCCATGACTAACGGCGAACATTCGAAAAAGCTGAAAGAGACTGAACCG CAGGTGGAACAGCTTTCGCAAGAGGACAAAGCTGACGCAGAG GCAGTCCAACCGGGCGCTTCGGGCTGCAGTAAAATGGAGCCTCTTGATGCCGAGGAGCTCTCTGGAG CAGACGTGCAGCAGAAACTGGACGAGACCACGCGGCTCCTGCGGGATCTGCACGAGGTGCAGAGGGAACGTCTGAGTACCAAACAGCCGCCCAACATGATTTGCCTGCTGGCACCCAGCACCAAGGAGCTGGAGctgg CTGAGAAAGTGACATCCAACCTGGCCGAGCTGACGGGTCGAGTGGCGCCGCGTGACATCAGCAGCATTTGGGCCATCAGGAAGGCCATGGGTATCGTTCTCCCTCCAGAGCCCCTCATCGACCTCACCACGG TGCGGGAGATGGCTGAACCCATGGACACCACACCAAGCTGTCAGGATGCACCGCCCATCACTGCTGTTTCATaa